The Armatimonadota bacterium genomic sequence ATGGACGCGGACCTGGTTTTCGACGTGCGCTTTCTCCCAAACCCGCACTATGTGCCCGAGCTGCGTCCGCACCCCGGAACCCATCCGGAGGTGCGGAACTATGTGCTGGCCTTGCCGGAAGCCCAGACCTTCCGCGAGCGGCTGCTGGAGATGGTCTCCTTCCTGCTCCCGCACTTCATCCGGGAGGGGAAGGCACACCTGGTGATCGCGATTGGGTGCACGGGGGGCCGACACCGGTCCGTGGTCTTCGCAGAGGAACTGGGAAACTACCTCCGGCAACTGGGCTACGCCATCCGGATCCGGCACCGGGACCTGGATCGGGAGTGAGCGCATGAGGCCGTCGGGGATTTGGGGGCGCCTTCGGCATCGGGTGCGCCAGTTCGCGAAGTGGCTGGTTCCAGGGATTCGGGTCAAGCGCTTCCTGGCCCTGGTGCTGCTGGGAGTCCTGCTGGTGACCGCGGGCGCCCTCCTCCTCCTCCTGGGCTATTTCCGTCTCCGGGGGGATGCCCTAAGGTGGCTCCTGGATCTCCCGGACAGGGCGACCCTGGGCCTGGGGGGAGCCCTGGTGGCCCTGGGCCTGTACGGGGTCTTCCTCGGTGTGCGGGCCACCATCCGGTCCGTAGCCGGCGTCTTCCTGCCGAGAGGGGATCATCGGCTCGTGGAGCTGCTGGTCCAGCGCCGGGCCCTTCCCCGAGGCCCCCGCATCGTGGCCATCGGGGGCGGAACCGGGCTGTCGACCCTCCTGCGGGGCCTCAAGGCATACGCCACCTACCTCACCGCGGTGGTGACGGTAACCGACGACGGGGGAAGTTCCGGGCGCCTCCGGCGGGAGCTGGGGATCCTCCCCCCCGGGGACATCAACGATTGTCTGGTGGCCCTGGCGGAGGTGGAGCCCGTGATGACCCGCCTGTTCCAGTACCGCTTCGACCGAGGGGACCTCGTGGGTCACTCCTTCGGCAACCTCTTCCTGGCCAGCATGGTGGGGGTCGGGGGAGATCTGGTTTCCGCGGTACGGCTCGCCAGCCGGGTACTGGCCATCCGGGGGCAGGTCCTCCCGGCCACCGCGGACCACGTGGTGCTGGGGGCGGAGTTCGTGGACGGGACCGTGGTGGAGGGAGAGTCCGCCATTCCGCAGGCCCGCAAGGCCATCCGACGGGTCTACCTGAATCCTCCGAACGTGCGTCCGGTCCCGGAGGTCC encodes the following:
- a CDS encoding YvcK family protein, yielding MRPSGIWGRLRHRVRQFAKWLVPGIRVKRFLALVLLGVLLVTAGALLLLLGYFRLRGDALRWLLDLPDRATLGLGGALVALGLYGVFLGVRATIRSVAGVFLPRGDHRLVELLVQRRALPRGPRIVAIGGGTGLSTLLRGLKAYATYLTAVVTVTDDGGSSGRLRRELGILPPGDINDCLVALAEVEPVMTRLFQYRFDRGDLVGHSFGNLFLASMVGVGGDLVSAVRLASRVLAIRGQVLPATADHVVLGAEFVDGTVVEGESAIPQARKAIRRVYLNPPNVRPVPEVLEAIVEADLILLGPGSLFTSVLPNLLVPGIAEALRGVSAPVVYIVNVMTQPGETDGFRASDHVRTVVEHLGPGVVDVALVNTQMPRNRGLLERYREQGAFPVEPDLERIRHLGVETVGRPLMSERDLLRHDPARLAQAVLEILERLLHRRRPLRVSVINP